Proteins encoded within one genomic window of Lepidochelys kempii isolate rLepKem1 chromosome 11, rLepKem1.hap2, whole genome shotgun sequence:
- the TMEM37 gene encoding voltage-dependent calcium channel gamma-like subunit, with the protein MTAIAVQAQRLLAHRRPKKSFFETFIRSLIILCVAIAVVLSSISVCDGHWIFAKGQLFGLWHFCTIGNSTKLKCVTDLNQAGVEGINFGMILARSVVSLAVVVAIFGLELLMVSQVCEDTNSRQKWSMGSILILFSFLLSSSGVLSFLILLKDYITFMGFTLTFWCEFIAACLFFLNGMSGLHINNITYPWNRARKF; encoded by the exons ATGACAGCCATAGCGGTGCAG GCACAGAGATTGCTTGCTCACAGAAGACCCAAGAAATCGTTCTTTGAGACGTTCATCAGAAGCCTCATTATTTTATGCGTGGCAATAGCAGTTGTCCTGTCATCAATTTCAGTTTGCGATGGCCACTGGATTTTTGCAAAAGGACAGTTGTTTGGACTGTGGCACTTCTGCACCATAGGCAATAGCACCAAATTGAAATGTGTGACTGATCTGAATCAGGCTGGTGTGGAAGGGATTAATTTTGGAATGATTCTTGCAAGAAGTGTGGTGTCTCTTGCTGTGGTTGTAGCAATATTTGGCCTGGAACTTCTGATGGTCTCCCAAGTCTGTGAAGACACTAATTCAAGACAAAAATGGTCAATGGGATCAATCCTTATTCTTTTCTCATTTCTCCTGTCCTCCAGTGGAGTCCTGAGTTTTTTAATCCTCCTGAAGGACTACATTACCTTCATGGGCTTCACACTGACCTTTTGGTGTGAGTTCATTGCTGCCTGTCTTTTCTTCCTTAATGGGATGAGTGGACTTCACATTAACAACATAACATACCCGTGGAACAGAGCAAGAAAATTCTAG
- the LOC140895913 gene encoding small ribosomal subunit protein uS12-like: protein MTGDKWRLTNQKANGKFLILHGLHTARKLRSHRRNQKWHNKQYKKAHLGTALKANPFGGASPAKGIVLEKVGVEAKQPNSAIRKCVRVQLIKNGKKITAFVPNDGCLSFIEENDEVQVAGFGRKGHAVGDIPGVCFKAVKVANISLLALNKGKKVRP from the exons ATGACTGGAGACAAGTGGAGGCTAACAAACCAAAAGGCAAATGGAAAGTTCctcatat TGCATGGGCTTCATACCGCTAGAAAGCTTCGCAGCCACCGACGAAATCAGAAATGGCACAACAAGCAATACAAGAAGGCCCACTTGGGTACTGCCCTGAAAGCCAACCCCTTTGGAGGAGCTTCCCCTGCGAAGGGAATTGTTCTTGAAAAAGTTGGTGTGGAGGCTAAGCAGCCCAATTCAGCCATCAGGAAATGTGTCAGAGTCCAGCTGATCAAGAATGGCAAGAAAATAACGGCCTTTGTTCCTAATGACGGTTGCTTGAGCTTCATTGAGGAAAATGATGAAGTTCAGGTTGCTGGCTTTGGTCGGAAGGGTCATGCTGTTGGTGACATTCCTGGTGTCTGCTTCAAGGCTGTCAAAGTAGCCAATATTTCTCTCTTAGCCTTGAACAAAGGCAAGAAAGTGAGACCATGA